In Solanum stenotomum isolate F172 chromosome 6, ASM1918654v1, whole genome shotgun sequence, one DNA window encodes the following:
- the LOC125867315 gene encoding uncharacterized protein LOC125867315, whose amino-acid sequence MIVRWWITALQLTELFVSSLVHLVYGFYVFSTAVAGDLSQALSDCFNKNNVEVSLKSEDSKENLTTTKDLPPIVLVHGIFGFGKGRLGGLSYFAGAEKKDDRVLVPDLGSLTSVYDRARELFYYLKGGQVDYGEEHSKACGHSQFGRIYEQGHYPEWDEDHPIHFVGHSAGAQVVRVLQQMLADKAFKGYENTCENWVLSVTALSGAFNGTTRTYFDGMNPEDGKSLRPVSLLQLCRIGVIIYDWFDIPWLKNYYNFGFDHFNISWRKIGIWGLIDCLLGNAGPFASGDWILPDLTLQGSIKLNSHLHTFPNTYYFSYATKRTSKVMGITVPSGILGIHPLLFIRILQMSLWRHPPDVPPPYKGYRDEDWWDNDGALNTISMTHPRFPVEHPSQLVVKDSDCQPFLPGIWYYKIVEGDHILFIVNRERAGVQFDLIYDSIFERCRKHAFRKNPTMPNHII is encoded by the exons ATGATAGTTAGGTGGTGGATAACAGCACTGCAATTGACAGAGCTGTTTGTGAGTTCTTTGGTTCATTTGGTTTATGGGTTTTACGTATTCAGCACAGCTGTGGCTGGTGACCTTTCTCAGGCTTTAAGCGATTGTTTTAACAAGAATAATGTGGAGGTTAGCTTGAAATCAGAGGATTCAAAAGAGAATCTAACAACTACAAAAGATCTGCCTCCCATTGTGTTGGTTCATGGAATCTTTGGTTTTGGAAAAGGg AGATTAGGTGGGCTTTCCTATTTTGCTGGTGCAGAGAAGAAGGATGATAGGGTTCTTGTGCCTGATTTGGGGTCGCTAACTAGCGTATATGACAG GGCTCGTGagttgttttattatttgaaaGGAGGGCAGGTTGACTATGGGGAAGAACACAGTAAAGCTTGTGGGCATTCCCAATTTGGACGAATTTACGAACAAG GGCATTATCCAGAATGGGATGAAGATCACCCTATTCATTTTGTTGGGCATTCAGCTGGAGCACAGGTTGTTCGAGTTTTGCAACAAATGCTAGCTGATAAG GCGTTTAAGGGTTATGAGAACACTTGCGAAAACTGGGTCTTAAGCGTCACAGCATTGTCTGGAGCATTCAATGGGACTACAAGAACCTACTTTGATGGAATGAA TCCTGAAGATGGGAAGTCCTTGAGGCCTGTGTCTTTGCTTCAGCTTTGCCGCATTGGAGTAATAATTTATGATTGGTTTGACATTCCTTGGCTAAAGAACTATTACAACTTTGGGTTTGACCACTTCAACATATCCTGGAGAAAAATTGGAATATGGGGTCTTATTGATTGCCTCTTGGGTAATGCTGGTCCATTTGCTTCAGGGGATTGGATACTTCCAGATCTTACCCTCCAGGGGTCGATCAAGTTGAACAGCCACTTGCATACGTTTCCTAACACGTACTACTTCAGCTATGCTACCAAGCGTACCAGCAAAGTCATGGGTATAACAGTCCCTTCTGGCATACTAGGTATACATCCTCTGCTGTTCATCAGAATCCTGCAAATGAGTCTATGGCGCCATCCTCCAGATGTCCCTCCCCCATACAAGGGCTATAG GGATGAGGATTGGTGGGACAATGATGGTGCACTCAACACTATATCTATGACACATCCTCGTTTCCCTGTTGAGCACCCAAGTCAACTGGTTGTTAAAGATTCTGATTGCCAGCCTTTTCTACCTGGCATCTG GTACTATAAGATTGTCGAAGGTGATCACATTCTTTTCATTGTGAATCGTGAAAGAGCTGGAGTTCAATTTGATTTGATCTATGACAGCATATTTGAGCGTTGCAGGAAGCATGCCTTCAGAAAGAATCCGACAATGCCAAACCATATAATTTAA